Within the Mycteria americana isolate JAX WOST 10 ecotype Jacksonville Zoo and Gardens chromosome 23, USCA_MyAme_1.0, whole genome shotgun sequence genome, the region CCCTCCGCCTTCCCCGCCCCACGCCTTGGGGCACGTCACCGCTGCCGGGGTGCCCTGTGACATCCCGCTTGCTTTTTCAGGCCACCGGCTGAATTTAGTCGTATTTAAGAGTCCCCGGTGGGGTCATGGCTGGGGACACATCCAGGCTCGGTTTAGGCGCAATGGAAGGATGCTCTCCCTCTCTAGAGCCCGAAGGTGGCTCTAATGCCGGGGACCCGTCGGGGACCGTGGCTGGGGCACAGGCTGATGTGTGGGGTCCCGGGAAAGGGATGTAAGGGGTTCACCCCACTTGGTCGCCCTCCCTCACCTCTCTCTGCCctcatctctccttcccctgcccctcgccCAGATGAGATCCTCCGCTCGCTGGCCGGCCCCCCGTCCCCACCGGGGCAGGACCCCCATGGCTGGCGGGTGCCCGTGGACTGCGTGCGAGCCAACGAGCTGTGTgcggcagagcccagctgcagctcccgGTACCGCACGCTGCGGCAGTGCCTGGCCGGCCGCGACAGGAACACCATGCTGGCCAACAAGGAATGCCAGGCAGCCCTGGAGGTGCTGCAGGAGAGTCCCCTCTACGACTGCCGTTGCAAGCGAGGGATGAAGAAGGAGCTTCAGTGCCTTCAGATCTACTGGAGTATACACCTCGGGCTGACCGAAGGTACGGGGCAGGGCTCTGTGGGGTTGCCATGGGGTGGAGGGTGCTGGAGGAGAGGTGGTCCTGACCCACCTCGAGGTTGGGAAGCTCCGAGGGCACCTCGCCGCTCTAGTAAAAATGGGCTGAGCAGTGTCCTGAGCCGCACAGGCACCCCAGGCCAGGCAGACGGTCCCCCCTTTCTCAGAGGATGCTGATGGGGGCCCGGCTGAGAGCTGGTCTGCCCAACGTGGGCGTGGGGCAAGGGAGAagcaggctgggggctgcattTGCAGCAAGAGCTGATCACTATCATGGCAGAGCTGTTGTGCCCGGGCGTCTGGGCACCTGCAAGCCGGGGCAGGGCTCCTCTCCAGCcgcgctccctccctcctgcctgccctgcaggagaTGTGCCCGTGGGGTGCCGAGGGAAGCGAGGCTGGGGCATGGCTTTGCACCCCAATACCAGCTGTGGGGATCTCCCGGGCTTGCAGAGGTTGTCGCTGCCTCCtcggctcccccagccctccaTTAGCCCTCGGTCCGGTGGGGTTTTTGGGCTGGGGAGCGGCAGGGAGGGCTCGCTGGGGTCTCGCCTTGCGGAGAAGCGATGCACCAGAGCCTGCCGTAATTGCAGCCTGGTGAAGGAGTAAATCAGAGGCTGGAGCAGTGCAGGTAATTGAAATTGGATTTTGCTAGCCCAGGGCTGGTTTGTTCATTGAAGGCAGGATTAACCACTGCctgaagcaggaggaggcagcgggcttcacccgccgcccctcgcccctcTGCAGGGGCATcacccgggctggggctgccccaggggCTCGTGCTGCTGGTCCAGGGCTGCACAGGGGCACTTTACTGGGCTCAGAGGAAGGAACTGGCTgagaggggctcagctggggccGGTTCTGGTGCTGGTGGgttttgctttgctgtcctgTGGGCTctacctcccccccacccccccgccacccctgcacagctctgccagcacccgGCTGGCCCCAGAcgggagaggagcagagccagcatcAGTTTAACAGTACGGATCCCTCTAATGGGCTTACGGCTGGCTCTGCACGTGGAAGCTCTTAAATCCAGCTTCAGCTTCTGCAAAACCGCCTGTACCAGAGCCCTTGAGTTGCGGCACAGTCCTCGCAAGGGCATGTGCCGGCCCGGCCGGTGGCAGCTTGCAAGCAGACGGACCCTTGGCCACCCGCGGCACCAAGTGTTTTGGCAGCTTGGCCCCGGCTTCCACCAATGATTTGGGCCTGTAAAAACGCCTGTTCCTCTGCTGTTTCATTACCCCGGCTGACAGCCACCTCCTTCAGCGGCTTGAGCTCAAGGCGTTCATTTGATGGAGCCCGCGGAGCAGCCTCCGTCCCTGGCCGCCACGCTCCCGCAGCGGGCGCAGGTCTCTGACCTCCCTCCTGAGCTGGGACTGAAGCCGGAGGAGGCGGTGGTGATGCTGGGAAGGGCTTTGGTGGCAGTGGCGAGGATGTGGGGAGCTCTACCCAGCGTGCAGCCCCCCGGGTGAAATTGCCTTCAAATTTGGGTCAGCACAGGGACTAGAGAGCCCGAAAACCAGCCCAGAGCAGGAATTAGTGCTTAATTGTTTTCTACCCCTCATTAGCAGCCTTCATTCAGCAATTTTAGAGGGCTTTGCAAACATGAATGAAGGATGCTTTACAGCTTAATGGGTACTCCAGGACCTgtacctggaggaggaggaggtgggaagagaAGTGATTATACCAAGTCTTAAGGAGAGGTAGAAGCTTTGGGGAGATCCAGCAGCTCATAGCTTTAACGTGCATAAACCAGTGAGTGTAAAAGCAATGAGGAGCCCAAGGTAGACCCTGATCTTCTGCCTTTTAGCAAAGATGCCGTGCCTGGTGGCCTCCCGTCCAGCCCCTCGGCTGCGGGAGCTAACCTGTCCCTGCCATTAAGGAGGACTGCTTTCACTCCAGCCTCATTCCTGGAGGTTAATTGCATCTCAGTGAACTCTAGAAAAGTCCACTGCCCTTTTAATGCTCAGTAATTTTCCTAGCAAGCAGCAGGATTCAGCtagtatttaattatttattgcatTGGCAAAGCAATATACCGGGAGGTTACAGTGTTTCCTAAATGCACTTTAATAAAGGTGCTGTTTGTCATCGGAGCATTAGGAAACCCGGCGAGGTGAAGGGGTTTGGCCTGAAGCGGGAGGACTCTGCGGGCTGCCCGGAGCGCGTTTCCTTCCCCgtgaccagcagcagcagccggagccacccccggccccagcgcggGCTGTGGCCCCCACGTAGCATCACCCCGAGCGCGGTGGCAAGGCCAGGCGCGGGGTGATGGGCTGAAAACCCACGGCCGCTGGAGACAGCCCAACCTCGCATCCCGCCGGGGTCTCCTCGGTGGgccacccagctctgcccccccAAATTTCCAAGGAACCGCCCTGAGGAGCTGCTGGGCTTGGAGCAAGCCCTCCCGCATTGCTCCCCGCCTCTTAATGAGATTGTTTTCCAGCACAAGGTTTCAAGTGGCTCCTTAATTACATGGGATAAATGCTGCTGCCTTGGGCTGACAGTAACTCGGTAGAGCACGCGTGGGCTGGAGCGGTCTGGGCGGCCGGGGTCCGTCCCCGGGGTAGCCCAGGCTCGCCCGCAGCGAGGGCACCCGGTGCGGGCAGGGACCCTGCTGAAAGGGCTGCCAGGCACGGCACAGATCGATGCTCCGGGCTGCTGGTCAGCCTCTGACTGGGGCTTTCAAAGTCcagccattgatttttttttaatatatatatattttttttttttttcctgtggctgctGGGGTTTGAGGAGAGCATTTCCTCTCCTGAGAGCCGTGGCCGGCTCTCCTGAAATCAGCCTTTTCTGGAGTTACACGAagggcaggcagcaaaagcacgTGGGTTTGCGCTGAAATCAAAGACGGGAGAGAGGGGATTTgctcccaggctggggacagatgGGTGCGCTCGGGTTCCCTCCGGAAAGCGCGGACTGCGATGGATGAGCGCAGCACGCGTGGATCAGTGGTGGGGATGCTCTGGTGCTCGAATGATGAGGCTCTCTGGTCGGGTCTGTATCCCCCCgctaaaatatttccactttccCAAAGTGCATGGGAGGCAGAGCGGAGCGGAAAACAATCTTCACAGTGTTTTTTTAGGCAAATGCCTTTGTTTTGCAACAACCATCAAACAAGCCGGTGTTGAGTATAGACCCTAAAACTTTCAGCTTGCAGCTGGCCCAGACTCTGCGGATGTCGTCATGAAACGTTGACCTTTCAAATCTAAATTCCCTCGGCTCCTGAGGTCAGTTTGAGCACAGCCGCTGCCAGACCTGACTCGCACAAGGAGCTGGAGCTTgtggcaggacccagccatcaggcagctgcaggcagcagcgcagACCTGCCCGCCCGGCCGCAAACTTCCAGCCAGCAAGAATTAAGCTGAGTTGGTCCAAAATAGGCTTTTCCTTTCGTTGCAGAGCAgtgatttaaatgctttttggttttttcccttcccaaatCGCAGATTGCCACGCCGGGGGGGGGGATGCCCGCGCCCAGCCGTAGCCTCGGTGGTGGCTGGGGTTATTTGCTGtggtttttaatttgctttttctcccccttctctttcttccctcccactccAGGAGAAGAATTTTATGAAGCTTCCCCCTACGAGCCGGTCACCTCTCGTCTCTCTGATATATTCAGACTTGCTTCAATTTTCTCAGGTAATAAAAGCAACATGCTTCCGCTGTTTTATCTTCTCTTGCCTGTGAACGTAGACCTGCTGCCAAGCTCCCTGGCAAGGAAAACCTGTCTCTCCTTCCCCCGTGGTTTGGCCCTTTGCTCCTCCGGCTCCTCCGGCTCCTCCAGCCACTCTCCTGCCCATCTCTTCTCCCCGCCACCCCAGACCTGATGCCTTGAGCATCCCACAGCGGGAGTTTGCCCCCCGCAGCTGGCCGGGATGCCGGTGCCTGGCGGAGGGGAGTGATGTAGGGGCTGGTTCCTGAGTGCTGCCGGGGTTTGATGCACTTTGGGACGGATCCTCTCTGTTTCCGACCTTCCCGGTGGGAGCAGACGTTGCTGGGAGCGGGCGAGCCCCGGTTGAGGCGGGGGCTTGCTTTGAGCCCCGGCCCGGCAGTGAcggcagagcagcagcctcctcctcgGGTTTTCTATTCCCCCCAGGCTGTGATTTAGGTTTTTACCTTTGGGACTCAGCTGCCTCCAACCGTGGGCTTATATCAAATAGCTGAGCTGGGCTGGAAAGCCTCTAATCCCCTCGTTTGTCTTGCCGACGTGTCCCCTCACGCAGCCAAGTGTCACAGCGttaggcaggggaggaggaagaggggcagGCACAGCCCGGGCTCCCGGGGGGGGTCCAGACCCTCCCGCTGCCCATCCATCGCTCGACATAAAGTGTTTTGTCTTCTGGAAGATTTGGGACCCGCAGGACGCCCCGTCTGTGGAGAAGCTGGGGGGGACCCTGTTTGCTGTCCCTCCCCAGGGCAGCCGGCCTCAAGCTGAGCTATGGGATGTTGCTGCGAGAAGGATGCCGAGCCCTTCGGAGCATCTCTCTGCCTCCACGGCCTCCTCTCGGGAACCCAAACTCCACCATCATCCTTAGGAACTTTTTTCGCCATCTATTTCCATGACAACCCTCCGTGCtgccatcccccccccccccccccccccttttcaaATTAGGTCACGCAATGCCTTGGcttctccttgctctttctcCTCTTAACCCCTTCCCCGAGAGCCACCCGCCGccgtggggtttggggggtccctgcaTCCCCAGACCTTGCGGGGTGCACATGGGCAGAGGGTGgtggcaccccagggacccctcagCGATGCCATGTCCCCCTGCGCTGGGCAGCCCACAGCCACCCCGGCTGACTTGGGGACACCTCGGAGGAGGGCTGTGACACCGCATCCCCTCGCTGCCGTCACCCGCTGGGTTTTAGCTCCCAAAGCGAATTTGCCAAGTTCCCTCCGGGGAGCTTAGCACCGGTTCGGGATGACGATGCCACCCCCTCCCGTCTCCCACACGCCTTTTTGGATTACATTAGCGTCAAGGAAATATTTTAGCTGCTGGAAAGTATGAAAAGCAAAGTGTCTGGAGTGGGGGATTAAATGCTCATGGGTTGATTTATTCATAAAAGCAAAGCGAGAGGAGAAGGAAGCCTGTCTGGCAattttggggctgggggaagggggaattGGCTGCTGTTATGCTCCAGAGATGTGCCATGACCGTCGAGGTGGCCTCGATGCTTCTTCCACTCCTTCTCCGTCCCCCTCGCGCGGGGCTGGAGCGATGGGAGAGGCGAGCAGctgccccccgggacccccagccctgacccGGAGCCCAAGCGATTGAAGCAAATGAGCTGTTAGTGTTGTTTCTCCATAACAAGGCTGAGGCAGAGCGCCGCTAATTGCCTGTGGGGGTAAGCGGGGGGATTACCTTACCTTTCTAGAAAGAAGGGGCTGTGTAAGCGAGGAGAGCGGCGATGCACGCTGCCGCGCTCTGCTTGCTCGCGCCCTCGATGGGCAGCCTGCCGGGACCaggggcaggctggcagcaccGCGAGCAAGCATTGCGAGCAAGCGTCGCGAGCAAGCGTCGCAAACGAGCATCGCAAGCAAGCGTCGCAAGCGAGCATCGCAAACAAGCATTCCAAGCGAGCATCGCAAGCAAGCGTCGCAAGCGAGCACCACGGGCAAGCACCACAGCCCTCCCTGTGCGTGGGGCTTTGCGCTCCCGGACCCCCATGGAGCAGAGCGTCCCGGGCCGGCGGTGAGGATGCTCTGCAGTGCCGGAGCCTGCCCTGCGGAACCCACAGcctgcagggaagaaggaggaggctCCAGCCGGGAAATTAGCCCCACGCTGTGTTTCTGCCCACGTGGGCCCCGACACGGGGCAGCAGCACCCaagaggcgggcgggcggcaggccCCCAGACTCGGCCCGCGCTGCACGGCACGGCAGCAGCACTGCCTTCCCcatcgccctcctcctcctcctctgcccctgaCCCCGTCCTGCGCCGAGAGGCCAGGCAGAGCCTGCCGAGGGGACAGCTGGTGGCACCAGGTCTCCCAGCGCAGTCCCCTCCCTGGCTCCTTGGCCCCCGTTTCCTTCTCGCCTCATGAAATTTTCATGCTTGTGCTTTATTAATGAGGTCCCCAGAAACCCTGCGCTTTCAAGCGTCGGCTCTATTAAAATGCATCCAGGTCCCTGCAGGTCTTGGGCAGGGCAGGAGCGATGCTCCGGAGGATTAGACAATAAGGCGGCACTTTGCAGAGATCCCACGCTTGTGCCGGCGAGCCACCGCGCCGGCTGTTAACCGCTCGCAGGGCTCGGAGCCGGGGTGGCTGCCAGCACACCCGGGTGCAGAGAGTGCTTCAATCCCCCAAAACCAGGAGCTGGGCAAGGAGAAAAGTCCTGTGTTCCCCATCCTCTTCAAGCATCTTATTCCCCTTCTGCTCCTCTGACATCAGTGTCATGAGCTGTCTCCATCCTCAGCCCTCGGCTGGAGGGACCCTGTAGCATCACCCGGGCTGGGGGTTTCCTGCTGTGAAATGGCAATTTCTGCCCTGTCCCGTCCTTGGGGAGGGTGCGAAGCCCCGACGGACTTGTCTTCACCTCCTTTCTCCCCGGCTTTATTCCGACCAGGGCTCCATGAGGAGCAGGGAGGCGGATTCCCCCCCAGCACAGCGCCGGTTCACGCTCCCACCATCCGCCAGCTAAAATGTCTCTCTTAGCTCAGGCGACCTTCTTGCCTCTTGCACTATTTTTCAAGGCAGGTCTACGTATAAATCGCATAAGCAGTATTCACTTTACGTATGTCTTATCGAACTCCCCCATCCCCGGTAGATCTCCACGGGGCGTGTTCGTCACTGGGATGACGCGTTTGGCATTTTGAGGCTCTCTCCGAACAGCTTTACCCCCCTGGCTGGGGGTCTGTGGGGTCTCATGGCATCGCAGCCCAGCCGGGGGATGCTGGGACCCCGCAGTTGTCACGGCATGGGTTGGGACTGGTGCCACCAAGCCCCCCGATAGCTGCAAACCTCCCCCAAGGGCAGCGGGGATGCGGGTCGGGTTTGTATGGGATGgcaccggggggggcggggggggcttcCAGCTTCGCCTTTCAATTGGGACCCGTTAACGTAGGCAGCGTCGTGCTGGCAGCTGCCGGCTCGGAGGCTCACGCTGAGTTGGATGAGACTGTGGGAAAATGAGATAAAGTGGGGTCCCGTGCTGCAAACGACGCCCCAAAACGCTGCTCGCCTGCAGGGCGGCCCCGTGggcagctgggggaggcagagggggaaggggggggcaaGCTCGCCCGGGCAGCTGCTTGCCATTTGCTAATTAGCAAAGCCCTACAAATATGTCTGTTAGGAAGCCCTCCTTGATGCTGTCGTTTGTCTTTGCCAGCAGAAGCTGGGAGACAATGGAGGAATCCACGGACTTGGCTGGGCTGCGGAGGGGAGGAAATTAGGGACGCGATGGCTGGTGCAGTCAGGTGGCTTCTAAAATAGCACCTGGGCTGCTGAGGGCGATCCATCATTTTGGGGgcgaaaaaaaaaagggaaattcagCGTTTGTTCCTGTGCGGTGCTTTGGCTTTATCCGTCCTCTTCCCGTTCGTTTGCTGGCGGCTGGGATTTCCAGGGCAGATGTGGGAtcgggccggcgcggggctggTGGCCGATGCCCAGCTCCAGCGGCCGCCTTGTCCCCATTGTCCCTGCCTGGGCAGTGCTCAGCTCtgtggggggctggcagggggtgaCCCGGTTTTGGGGAGCCCCAGGAGAGGATGCGGGGGCTGGGGGACCCTGTGCAGCTCGGCAGATTATTCTCCTTTGGAGCAGgctgaataattaataattattcttTGAATAATTgacgagaaaaaaaaaattgcaaattcgTGGCATGAATTATGCACTCAAGACTGTTTGACCAGGTCCCCCCCACCACCCCGCGCCGCGATCTGTGTGCATGAACCCCTTCTGCTGGAGGAGGACCTCCAAACCTCCAAACCATGCTGGGGGGGGACCGCAGCCGTGCATCCAGCCCCCTCCTGCCGCCAGCAGGGCAGGGACGGGCCGCGCTGGAGATGCCAAGGGCTGCCGCCAATGCCAGCCCCCTTCCCTGTGACATTTCCCCAGGTTGAGGGCATCTCCCCATCCCTCGGTGCCACGTTCACCCCTTCTCCCTCTTGTTCTCCGGGCAGGAATGGACCCCGCCACCAACTCCAAAAGCAACCACTGCCTCGACGCGGCCAAAGCCTGCAACCTGAACGACAACTGCAAGCGCCTGCGCTCGGGCTACATCTCCACCTGCAGCAGGGAGATCTCGGCCACCGAGCACTGCAGCCGGAGGAAATGCCACAAGGCTCTGCGCCAGTTCTTCGACCGCGTCCCCAGCGAGTACACCTACCgcctcctcttctgctcctgcaaGGACCAGGCTTGCGCCGAGCGCCGGCGGCAAACCATCGTCCCCTCCTGCTCCTACGAGGACAAGGAGAAGCCCAACTGCCTGGATCTGCGCAACACGTGCCGGACGGATCACCTCTGCCGGTAAGGGCTGCGCCGGGCTCTGCGTGGGCTTTTCCCAGCCCTTCCCGATGCCGGGGGGGAGAGCTGCGGATTGTAGAGGGGGGTTTGCGCGGGGCCGTGGCCCCGCTTGCCGCTCTCTCTCGTCGCGTGACCCTATTCCAGGTTAATTGGTTGCATCTTCCCAATGCCATGCGGCACTTGCTGGCTGGGTCTCCTCCAGTAACAGCTGTATTCTGTGCCTAAATGGGGCAGAGTTAATGGTTTTTGGCTGCTCATGGAGAAACTGAGGTGTGAGTTTGTCCCCCCCCCTTGCTGTGGGTTTGTGCCGGGCTGCGTGTGGTTTGCGAGCACGGGGGCTGCCAACCGAGCCCCCCACCAAGCTCTGATCTGCTCCGAAACCTCCAGTGCAAAGCCACGGCTCTGCCGGTCCCTGCGCTTGGCCTGGGAGGCCGCAGTGGGGCAATGCCCTCCGGCAGCGCTCGGGTGGGGTAGAGACGTGGGGCAGAACCagagcggcggggccggagctgcCTGTCTGCTGTGGACAGCGGAGCTGAGTCCCTGGGGACCGGGCTGGCTCTGTTCCCCACCCGGGACTGCTCCGTCTCCCCAAGCTGGGGACGGGATGAACGTGCAGAAGGCACTGTGGCAGTGAGGGCACCCGCGCCCTGCAAGCAGCAAAATCCCTCGGCGTGCTTTCAGCATCCCTAGCGAAACTTCATGGCTGGTGAAATCCGCTGTTTTCCCCGTGGCAGAGCGAAATCGGGAGATCAGACTTTTGTTCTGTTATGAAACTCATTATTCATATGGCAAAAAACCTTCTGTCACCCTCCGGGGGCTGGATCAGCCTCATAAAGAATATGTTTCCTACAAGGAGGAGGGTCTTTTTACCATCAAGGTGATGGAATTTCCTAGAGCCTGgtggcaaaataaataaataacacagctTCAGGTCCTCCTCTGGCTGCAAGCGACTGTGTTTGAAACATGGCAATGTGGCTTTTTATCAAAAAGTAATACAATAAGCCAATGTCTATGAATAAAAGATACCAGGGCTCTGCTGAGTCGCGGCCAAATTAATGGTAGCACCTCTCTGTCAGCAGGCCTGGTGCTGGCTCAGACATTAAATGCTGCGGATGCAGCCGCTCACGGCGGGGAATAACCTGCCTTAGCAGCGTGGTGGGGGGACCGGAGAGGCCACGGAGCTGCCGAGCATTAATTACAAGCCCGTTCCTGCCTGAAATGAAATTCCACCAGAAAGAGGTGAAGCAGCGAAGGGGGAAGCGCGTGGCTGCCGCTTTGGCTGTTCGCTCCGAGTCGGAAATGCATTTTTCCGGCAGCGGCACGGATGCTGCCCggctggggaaaggcagccctggctgggggctCTCCCTCTGCAAAGCACCCAAATCCGGCAGGCATTTACGCATCCAGCTTTGGGCGTATTTTGCAGAGTTTTGCCTTAACCTTGGCTGTTCTCTCCCCACGACGGGGCGTTGCAGGGCTGCGCACCGATGCCATCCTCACATCTGGGCTTGCAAGAGAAGGTCCCATCCCATCCATTCCCCTCCCGCAGCTCTGC harbors:
- the GFRA2 gene encoding GDNF family receptor alpha-2, encoding MILANAFCIVLFVDEILRSLAGPPSPPGQDPHGWRVPVDCVRANELCAAEPSCSSRYRTLRQCLAGRDRNTMLANKECQAALEVLQESPLYDCRCKRGMKKELQCLQIYWSIHLGLTEGEEFYEASPYEPVTSRLSDIFRLASIFSGMDPATNSKSNHCLDAAKACNLNDNCKRLRSGYISTCSREISATEHCSRRKCHKALRQFFDRVPSEYTYRLLFCSCKDQACAERRRQTIVPSCSYEDKEKPNCLDLRNTCRTDHLCRSRLADFHTNCQASLQSLTSCPGDNYQACLGSYAGLIGFDMTPNYVDASTTSITISPWCSCKGSGNMEEECEKFLRDFTENPCLRNAIQAFGNGTDVNLSPKNPSPPVTLPPKTEKSPALPDDINDSNTMYDTSVITTCTSVQEHGPKLNKSKEQSLCYSETQLTTDIMPDQKTFVDQKAGGSRHWAGRILPVVPTLLLKLVL